In the Acidovorax sp. A79 genome, one interval contains:
- a CDS encoding 4Fe-4S binding protein, translated as MISLRRQFATLLLVLLAALWLAPRAHAAAGAYEAELPAELATARDMCALVPCKDVFPGASHFSERKGQPPYVEAYDNNSAQKKLLGYVMLSTDITDTPAYSGKPVVTLIGMDKEGRFVGVKVLKHSEPILLLGIPESALLKFNAQYLGKSVADKIEVGQSRPDENVLGLDAISGATVTVIAQNQVMMASGSAVARQVGILAPTVREPARYAETGKRLSWAELVQQRTVQRLRVAPEQVGLDKGPDPFIELWFGDLNHPDLGRSLLGENGWNNLRLQLKEGEHAFFIIRTGGKESFKGSGFVRGGIYDRVQVRQGADSFTFRDLDALNLYGIEAAGAPSYNESVIFIIRSPAFSAAYPWKLSFLGNRVDRATGARSFTSFDTPYWLPAAMLQDGRPTLDEPDAPWVRVWKSRAVEIALFAVLLIAVTVVYALREKLTRLSTHKNKWPVNGFKYSFWALSIGWIGFGAMAQPSITQVLTWFHSLLFQWTWSLFLSDPFIFLFWIFIIVTVFLFGRGLFCGWMCPFGSLQEGIYKVARALGLKRFQTQLPPKWHDRLKWVKYAVFFGLLVVSMFSMGLAEKLAEVEPFKTTFLVGVMNRAWPYSLFVAAILGVSIFIERPYCKYICPLGASLAMPSTFRWFGLKRKQDCNSCKACAVGCGAQAIDADGRIDHRECLHCLDCMILYTDTKGCPPLAKERKRREKDGLEITPIGKNGYFIPIHPATVQDQISAKAAQGPDPRMPTTPAHPAHKAGSQGLRWLWLELVDHLWPWSREGWASGRGLQMAGFSLAVAASVAWVMTALGTLSSGAIIGWWFGWSVYEVLIRLSGKRYVKDGPWWQGQYRRAGVMDMLSYVGFKNLLIGAALFLAIKAVVGLA; from the coding sequence ATGATTTCCCTTCGTCGGCAGTTCGCCACGCTTCTTCTGGTCTTGTTGGCAGCACTTTGGCTGGCGCCGCGCGCGCATGCTGCGGCAGGCGCCTACGAGGCCGAGCTGCCTGCGGAACTCGCTACCGCGCGCGACATGTGCGCGCTGGTGCCGTGCAAGGACGTGTTTCCCGGCGCCAGTCATTTTTCTGAACGCAAGGGCCAGCCGCCCTATGTGGAGGCCTACGACAACAACAGTGCCCAGAAAAAGCTGCTGGGCTATGTGATGCTGTCCACCGACATCACGGACACCCCCGCCTACTCGGGCAAGCCCGTGGTCACGCTGATCGGCATGGACAAGGAGGGCCGCTTCGTGGGCGTGAAGGTGCTCAAGCATTCCGAGCCCATCTTGCTGCTGGGCATTCCGGAATCTGCGCTGCTCAAGTTCAACGCCCAGTACCTGGGCAAGTCGGTGGCCGACAAGATCGAGGTGGGCCAGTCGCGCCCCGATGAAAACGTGCTGGGCCTCGACGCCATCTCGGGCGCCACCGTCACCGTCATCGCACAGAACCAGGTCATGATGGCCTCGGGCTCGGCCGTGGCGCGGCAGGTGGGCATCCTCGCGCCCACAGTGCGCGAGCCGGCCCGCTATGCGGAAACCGGCAAGCGCCTGAGCTGGGCCGAGCTGGTGCAGCAACGCACCGTACAGCGCCTGCGGGTGGCGCCCGAACAGGTGGGGCTGGACAAGGGCCCCGACCCGTTCATCGAGCTGTGGTTTGGCGACCTGAACCACCCCGACCTGGGCAGGAGCCTGCTGGGCGAGAACGGCTGGAACAACCTGCGCCTGCAGCTCAAGGAGGGCGAACACGCCTTCTTCATCATCCGCACCGGCGGCAAGGAATCGTTCAAGGGCTCGGGCTTCGTGCGCGGCGGCATCTACGACCGTGTGCAGGTGCGCCAGGGGGCGGATTCGTTCACATTCCGCGACCTGGACGCGCTCAACCTGTACGGCATCGAGGCCGCAGGCGCGCCCAGCTACAACGAGTCGGTCATTTTCATCATCCGCTCACCCGCGTTCTCGGCCGCCTACCCGTGGAAGCTGAGCTTTCTGGGCAACCGCGTGGACCGCGCCACGGGCGCGCGCAGCTTCACCAGCTTCGACACGCCCTACTGGCTGCCCGCCGCCATGCTGCAAGACGGGCGCCCCACCCTCGACGAGCCCGACGCCCCCTGGGTGCGCGTGTGGAAGTCGCGCGCGGTGGAGATCGCGCTGTTCGCCGTGCTGCTGATCGCCGTGACCGTGGTGTACGCCCTGCGCGAGAAGCTCACGCGCCTGTCCACCCACAAGAACAAATGGCCCGTCAACGGCTTCAAGTACAGCTTCTGGGCACTCAGCATTGGCTGGATCGGTTTTGGCGCCATGGCGCAGCCCTCCATCACGCAGGTGCTGACCTGGTTCCATTCGCTGCTGTTCCAGTGGACCTGGTCGCTGTTCCTGTCCGACCCGTTCATCTTCCTGTTCTGGATCTTCATCATCGTCACCGTGTTCCTGTTCGGGCGCGGGTTGTTCTGCGGCTGGATGTGTCCGTTCGGCTCGCTGCAGGAGGGCATCTACAAGGTCGCGCGTGCCCTGGGCCTCAAGCGCTTTCAGACCCAGCTGCCGCCAAAGTGGCACGACCGGCTCAAGTGGGTCAAGTACGCGGTGTTCTTCGGGCTGCTGGTGGTGTCGATGTTCTCCATGGGACTGGCCGAAAAGCTGGCCGAGGTGGAGCCGTTCAAGACCACCTTCCTGGTCGGTGTGATGAACCGCGCCTGGCCCTACAGCCTGTTCGTGGCGGCCATCCTGGGCGTGTCGATCTTCATCGAGCGGCCCTACTGCAAATACATCTGCCCGCTGGGCGCCTCGCTGGCCATGCCCAGCACGTTCCGCTGGTTTGGCCTCAAGCGCAAGCAGGACTGCAACAGCTGCAAGGCCTGCGCCGTGGGCTGCGGCGCCCAGGCCATCGACGCCGACGGCCGCATCGACCACCGCGAGTGCCTGCACTGCCTGGACTGCATGATTCTCTACACCGACACCAAGGGCTGCCCGCCACTGGCCAAGGAGCGCAAACGCCGCGAAAAGGACGGCCTGGAAATCACGCCCATCGGCAAGAACGGCTATTTCATCCCGATCCACCCCGCCACGGTGCAGGACCAGATCTCGGCCAAGGCCGCCCAGGGGCCCGACCCGCGCATGCCCACAACGCCTGCACACCCCGCCCACAAGGCTGGAAGCCAAGGCCTGCGCTGGCTCTGGCTGGAGCTGGTGGACCACCTGTGGCCCTGGAGCCGCGAAGGCTGGGCATCAGGCCGTGGCCTGCAAATGGCAGGCTTCTCGCTGGCCGTGGCCGCCAGCGTGGCCTGGGTGATGACCGCCCTGGGCACGTTGTCGTCGGGCGCCATCATCGGCTGGTGGTTTGGCTGGAGCGTGTACGAGGTGCTGATCCGCCTGTCGGGCAAGCGCTATGTAAAGGACGGCCCCTGGTGGCAGGGCCAGTACCGCCGGGCGGGCGTGATGGACATGTTGAGCTACGTGGGCTTCAAGAACCTGCTGATCGGCGCGGCGCTTTTCCTGGCCATCAAGGCCGTGGTGGGACTGGCGTGA
- a CDS encoding symmetrical bis(5'-nucleosyl)-tetraphosphatase encodes MALYCIGDIQGCDSALGHLLDVIGFSPSRDTVYLLGDLVNRGPDSAAVLRRCMAQGDALRCLLGNHDLHLLAAAHGARKPSRRDTLGTVLDAPDRAALLDWVRQQPLARAHTHAGQALLMVHAGVLPAWSAADTLGYADEVHAVLRGPDLPGFLHAMYGNTPDQWRDDLTGADRLRVIVNALTRLRFCSADGVMDFESTESADAAPPGLMPWFDVPGRRTAGTLVAFGHWSTLGWLHRNDLLGLDTGCVWGGCLSAVRFGATLAERELLQVHCEQAQAPG; translated from the coding sequence ATGGCACTTTACTGTATCGGGGACATTCAGGGCTGCGACAGCGCCCTCGGGCACCTGCTCGACGTGATCGGCTTTTCGCCCAGCCGCGACACCGTCTACCTGCTGGGCGACCTCGTCAACCGGGGGCCGGACTCCGCCGCGGTCCTGCGCCGCTGCATGGCCCAGGGCGACGCCCTGCGCTGCCTGCTGGGCAACCACGACCTGCACCTGCTGGCCGCCGCACACGGCGCGCGCAAGCCCTCGCGGCGCGACACGCTGGGCACCGTGCTGGACGCCCCCGACCGCGCTGCGCTGCTTGACTGGGTGCGCCAGCAGCCACTGGCCCGTGCCCACACGCATGCCGGGCAGGCGCTGCTGATGGTGCATGCGGGCGTGCTGCCCGCCTGGTCTGCCGCAGATACCCTGGGATACGCGGATGAAGTGCACGCGGTATTGCGCGGCCCCGATCTGCCCGGTTTTTTGCACGCGATGTACGGCAACACCCCCGACCAGTGGCGGGACGACCTGACAGGCGCTGACCGCCTGCGCGTGATCGTGAACGCGCTCACCCGGCTGCGCTTTTGCTCGGCCGACGGCGTGATGGATTTCGAAAGCACCGAAAGCGCGGATGCCGCACCGCCCGGCCTGATGCCCTGGTTCGACGTGCCGGGCCGGCGCACCGCGGGCACGCTGGTGGCCTTCGGCCACTGGTCCACGCTGGGCTGGCTCCACCGCAACGATCTGCTGGGGCTGGACACGGGCTGCGTGTGGGGCGGCTGCCTGAGCGCCGTGCGCTTTGGCGCGACGCTGGCGGAGCGCGAACTGCTGCAGGTGCACTGCGAGCAGGCCCAGGCCCCGGGCTGA
- a CDS encoding ABC transporter ATP-binding protein — protein MTRNPPPIDLSEPPAIEVRGAHKHYGALHAVDGLDLRIARGEIFGLIGHNGAGKSTLFKMILGLTPATSGKIRVGGATVQGRDFRAARRHLGYLPENVVLYDNLNGLETLRFFARLKGAPLSQCPALLERVGLAHAGNRAVREYSKGMRQRLGFAQALLGEPRVLLLDEPTNGLDPQAIRDFYATLRGLQAGGVTIVITSHILAELQERVDRLAILASGKLQALGSVQALREQAHMPLTIHLTLAAADRPAALGLLAAVPGVTGTETPEGLHVDCPRGSKMAVLGALAPLGSALQDLQIQEPSLEDVYFDLRKG, from the coding sequence GTGACACGCAACCCTCCCCCCATTGACCTGAGCGAGCCCCCCGCCATCGAGGTGCGGGGCGCGCACAAGCACTACGGCGCACTGCACGCCGTGGACGGCCTCGACCTGCGCATCGCGCGCGGCGAGATCTTCGGCCTCATCGGCCACAACGGCGCGGGCAAGAGCACGCTGTTCAAGATGATCCTGGGCCTCACGCCCGCCACCTCGGGCAAGATCCGGGTGGGCGGCGCCACGGTGCAGGGCCGCGACTTTCGCGCCGCCCGCCGCCACCTGGGCTACCTGCCCGAGAACGTGGTGCTCTACGACAACCTGAACGGGCTGGAGACGCTGCGTTTCTTCGCCCGCCTCAAGGGTGCGCCCCTCTCGCAATGCCCCGCGCTGCTGGAACGCGTGGGCCTGGCCCATGCGGGCAACCGCGCCGTGCGCGAATACTCCAAGGGCATGCGCCAGCGCCTGGGGTTTGCACAGGCCCTGCTGGGCGAGCCCCGGGTGCTGCTGCTCGACGAGCCCACCAACGGCCTGGACCCGCAGGCCATCCGCGACTTCTACGCCACGCTGCGCGGGCTGCAGGCGGGTGGCGTGACCATCGTCATCACCTCGCACATCCTGGCCGAACTGCAGGAGCGCGTGGACCGCCTGGCCATCCTGGCCTCCGGCAAGCTGCAGGCCCTGGGCAGCGTGCAGGCGCTGCGCGAGCAGGCGCACATGCCGCTGACCATCCACCTCACGCTGGCCGCGGCCGACCGGCCTGCCGCGCTGGGACTGCTCGCTGCCGTGCCCGGCGTCACCGGGACGGAAACGCCGGAAGGCCTGCACGTGGACTGCCCGCGCGGCAGCAAGATGGCCGTGCTGGGTGCGCTGGCCCCGCTGGGCTCCGCGCTGCAGGACCTGCAGATCCAGGAGCCCTCGCTGGAGGATGTGTACTTCGACCTGCGCAAGGGCTAG
- a CDS encoding FAD:protein FMN transferase — translation MQQASVRPHGLSRRRLVMALPLLGGAVWSTGAAAGGRGLSERSSRPLMGTQVDMAVEGVDRALLRQAMDRAYAEMQRLEALMSRYQPRSVVSRINLAAGIMPVAVPPEVMAVLQGAQRVSAMSRGAFDVTVGAFKSWNFGPGDKVVPGASEIARQLPLVDARGLVLDGAAGTAFLARQGMALDLGGIAKLPILEAGMNMLRSEGVENAMINGGGDVLTQGLWQGRPWRVGLRDPRSPEHLLGVVAVAGTGVVASSGDYERFFFHEGRRQHHVLNPRTGRPSSGVHGVSLVARDVAAVNGLGAALMVRGPQAGRALAQRMPGLAVLIAGQDGGVWQSAAMSALLEPVPS, via the coding sequence ATGCAGCAAGCATCTGTGCGCCCCCACGGCCTGTCGCGCCGCCGCCTGGTGATGGCGCTGCCCTTGCTGGGCGGCGCGGTCTGGAGTACGGGAGCGGCCGCAGGTGGACGGGGGTTGTCTGAACGCAGCTCGCGGCCCCTGATGGGCACGCAGGTGGACATGGCGGTGGAGGGCGTTGACCGCGCGCTGCTGCGCCAGGCCATGGACCGGGCCTATGCGGAGATGCAGAGGCTGGAGGCGCTCATGAGCCGCTACCAGCCCCGCAGCGTGGTCAGCCGCATCAACCTCGCGGCGGGCATCATGCCCGTGGCGGTGCCACCCGAAGTCATGGCGGTGCTGCAGGGCGCGCAGCGCGTGTCGGCGATGAGCCGTGGGGCCTTTGATGTGACCGTGGGGGCTTTCAAATCCTGGAACTTTGGTCCCGGCGACAAGGTGGTGCCCGGCGCCAGCGAGATCGCGCGGCAGCTGCCGCTGGTGGATGCGCGCGGCCTGGTGCTGGATGGGGCCGCAGGCACGGCCTTCCTGGCCCGCCAGGGCATGGCGCTGGACCTGGGCGGCATCGCCAAGCTCCCGATCCTGGAAGCCGGCATGAACATGCTGCGCTCCGAGGGGGTCGAGAACGCCATGATCAACGGCGGCGGCGATGTGCTGACCCAGGGGTTGTGGCAGGGCCGGCCCTGGCGCGTGGGGCTGCGCGACCCGCGTTCCCCGGAGCATCTGCTGGGCGTGGTGGCCGTGGCGGGCACCGGTGTGGTGGCCTCGTCGGGCGACTATGAACGTTTCTTCTTCCACGAAGGCCGGCGCCAGCACCATGTGCTCAATCCGCGCACCGGCCGCCCGTCATCGGGCGTGCATGGCGTGAGCCTGGTGGCGCGGGATGTGGCGGCCGTCAACGGCCTGGGCGCCGCGCTGATGGTGCGGGGCCCGCAGGCGGGCAGGGCACTGGCGCAGCGCATGCCGGGGCTGGCCGTGCTGATCGCCGGGCAGGACGGCGGGGTCTGGCAGTCGGCGGCCATGTCGGCCCTGCTGGAGCCCGTGCCGTCCTGA
- a CDS encoding cytochrome c5 family protein, producing MQKKTVMVAVAILAALLAGCGDKKPEPAPAPAATAAPAPAPAAAPAAPAAAENELGKSVFGKTCAMCHAAGVAGAPKPGDKADWGPRIAQGKDTLYKHAIEGFTGAKGMMPAKGGSANLTDAEVKAAVDFMADKSL from the coding sequence ATGCAAAAGAAAACCGTGATGGTCGCCGTGGCGATCCTGGCTGCACTGCTGGCCGGCTGTGGCGACAAGAAGCCGGAGCCCGCCCCGGCCCCCGCTGCCACGGCGGCACCGGCCCCCGCGCCCGCGGCGGCCCCTGCCGCCCCGGCCGCCGCAGAGAACGAGCTGGGCAAGAGCGTGTTTGGCAAGACCTGCGCCATGTGCCATGCCGCGGGCGTGGCCGGTGCCCCCAAGCCGGGCGACAAGGCCGACTGGGGCCCGCGCATCGCCCAGGGCAAGGACACGCTGTACAAGCATGCGATCGAGGGCTTTACCGGGGCCAAGGGCATGATGCCCGCCAAGGGGGGCTCCGCCAACCTGACCGATGCCGAGGTCAAGGCCGCCGTGGACTTCATGGCCGACAAGTCGCTCTGA
- a CDS encoding nitrous oxide reductase family maturation protein NosD, translated as MKPPLAATAFTACVALAACLLALPAHAATVLVRPGQDLQAAITAAAPGDTVEVQRGFYRVNLRIDKALTLRGIDRPTLSGGQAGDTIRVTAPDVVIEGLIVRDSGTSLKDQNAGIYIFPGAHRAVVRHNDLTYNLFGLWIEKANDVQVLHNTITGLRDVNSSQRGNGVQLYNTTGARIEGNHISFVRDALYVDVSHHAVFRGNRLHHSRYGTHYMNSYYNLWEDNDTYLNRGGLALMEVRDQVVRNNRAWGNSDHGIMLRTLQDSVIENNVVAENARGFFIYDVEYITLRGNLVTRNTVGVHLSAGSKNNKVEGNDFIGNREQVRYVGARDERWGTEGGNHWSNYLGWDRDGNGVGDVPYEANDMVDRLTWRHPAIKLLLASPAVQALRLVGQQFPVLRVPTVVDPKPRMQPNQPQRNFQRDTQPSPH; from the coding sequence ATGAAGCCCCCCCTTGCTGCCACCGCATTCACCGCATGCGTGGCGCTGGCTGCGTGCCTGCTGGCCCTGCCCGCCCACGCCGCCACCGTGTTGGTGCGCCCCGGCCAGGACCTGCAGGCCGCCATCACGGCCGCCGCGCCGGGCGACACGGTGGAGGTGCAGCGGGGCTTCTACCGCGTGAACCTGCGCATCGACAAGGCCCTGACCCTGCGCGGCATCGACCGCCCCACGCTCAGCGGCGGGCAGGCGGGCGACACCATCCGCGTCACCGCGCCTGACGTAGTGATCGAGGGGCTGATCGTGCGCGACTCGGGCACCAGCCTCAAGGACCAGAACGCGGGCATCTACATCTTCCCTGGCGCGCACCGCGCCGTGGTGCGCCACAACGACCTCACCTACAACCTGTTCGGCCTGTGGATCGAGAAGGCCAACGACGTCCAGGTGCTGCACAACACCATCACCGGCCTGCGCGATGTGAACTCGTCGCAGCGCGGCAACGGCGTACAGCTGTACAACACCACGGGCGCACGCATCGAGGGCAACCACATCAGCTTTGTGCGCGACGCGCTGTATGTGGACGTGTCGCACCACGCGGTGTTTCGCGGCAACCGGCTGCACCACAGCCGCTACGGCACGCACTACATGAACTCCTACTACAACCTGTGGGAGGACAACGATACCTACCTCAACCGTGGCGGCCTGGCGCTGATGGAGGTGCGCGACCAGGTGGTGCGCAACAACCGCGCGTGGGGCAACAGCGACCACGGCATCATGCTGCGCACCCTGCAGGACTCGGTGATCGAGAACAACGTGGTGGCCGAAAACGCCCGGGGGTTCTTCATCTACGACGTGGAGTACATCACCCTGCGCGGCAACCTGGTGACCCGCAACACGGTGGGCGTGCACCTGTCGGCCGGCTCCAAAAACAACAAGGTCGAAGGCAACGACTTCATCGGCAACCGCGAGCAGGTGCGCTATGTGGGCGCCCGCGACGAGCGCTGGGGCACCGAGGGCGGCAACCACTGGAGCAACTACCTCGGCTGGGACCGCGACGGCAACGGCGTGGGCGACGTGCCTTACGAGGCCAACGACATGGTGGACCGCCTGACCTGGCGCCACCCCGCCATCAAGCTGCTGCTGGCCAGCCCTGCCGTGCAGGCGCTGCGCCTGGTGGGCCAGCAGTTTCCGGTGCTGCGCGTGCCCACCGTGGTGGACCCAAAACCCCGCATGCAACCGAACCAACCCCAACGGAATTTTCAGCGTGACACGCAACCCTCCCCCCATTGA
- the nosZ gene encoding TAT-dependent nitrous-oxide reductase: MNERKDSPQPAAGMGRRSFINTAALVGLTAGVAACTEKPNAATPAAPAPAASAAGHAGTGANPHLKPGELDTYYGLWSGGHTGDMRVLGLPSGREITRIPCFVPDALVGWGVTNESKKIMGTKPDGSLKYTVADTHHTHASYKDGNYDGRYAWINDKINSRIARIRLDYFICDKITELPNVQGFHGIFPDKADPVDPAINYTTRVFCGGEFAIPMPNTGTEDSSKYRSMFSCVDAETMEVRWQVLIDGNCDLVATSYDGKLAATNQYNVEMGAKYEDMMAAERDACLFFNVGRIEAAVKAGKFKTIGTSKVPVVDGTHEANKDPKTALTAYVSVPKNPHGVNASPDGKYFICAGKLSPTGTVIELAKVLDYFDGKLEKLDSAIVAEVELGLGPLHTAFDGRGNAYTTLFLDSQVVKWNVEAAIKFHAGDKTAKYVVDRLDVQYQPGHLNASQSETKAADGKFLAVGCKFSKDRFLPVGPLHPENEQLIDISGEKMVLMADHPVRGEPHDFIIFKRDLVRPKQVYTLDEFPLAVKDPKESGVFRNGKKVTVKMTSQAPAFSLREFKLKKGDEVTLILTNLDKIEDLTHGFAIPNYNVNFIVNPLETASVSFVADKPGVFWCYCTHFCHALHLEMRTRMIVEA, encoded by the coding sequence ATGAACGAGAGAAAAGACAGTCCGCAACCCGCCGCCGGCATGGGCCGACGCAGCTTCATCAACACGGCGGCCCTGGTCGGATTGACCGCCGGCGTCGCCGCCTGCACCGAAAAGCCCAATGCGGCCACCCCCGCGGCACCCGCTCCGGCCGCGTCCGCGGCAGGCCATGCCGGCACCGGCGCGAACCCGCACCTGAAGCCGGGCGAGCTGGACACTTACTACGGCCTGTGGAGCGGTGGCCACACCGGCGACATGCGCGTGCTGGGCCTGCCCTCGGGCCGCGAGATCACACGCATCCCCTGCTTCGTGCCCGACGCGCTCGTGGGCTGGGGCGTGACCAACGAGAGCAAGAAGATCATGGGCACCAAGCCCGATGGCAGCCTCAAGTACACGGTGGCCGACACCCACCACACGCACGCCTCGTACAAGGACGGCAACTACGACGGCCGCTACGCCTGGATCAACGACAAGATCAACAGCCGCATCGCGCGCATCCGCCTTGACTATTTCATCTGCGACAAGATCACCGAGCTGCCCAACGTGCAGGGCTTCCACGGCATCTTCCCGGACAAGGCCGACCCGGTGGACCCGGCCATCAACTACACCACGCGCGTGTTCTGCGGCGGTGAATTCGCCATTCCCATGCCCAACACCGGCACGGAAGATTCGAGCAAGTACCGCTCCATGTTCAGCTGCGTCGATGCAGAAACGATGGAAGTGCGCTGGCAAGTGCTGATCGACGGCAACTGCGACCTGGTCGCCACGTCGTACGACGGCAAGCTCGCGGCCACCAACCAGTACAACGTGGAGATGGGCGCGAAGTACGAGGACATGATGGCCGCCGAACGCGACGCCTGCCTGTTCTTCAACGTGGGCCGCATCGAGGCCGCCGTGAAGGCTGGCAAGTTCAAGACCATCGGCACCAGCAAGGTGCCCGTGGTGGACGGCACCCACGAGGCGAACAAGGACCCCAAGACGGCGCTTACCGCGTACGTGTCGGTGCCCAAGAACCCGCACGGCGTGAACGCCAGCCCCGATGGCAAGTACTTCATCTGCGCGGGCAAGCTCTCGCCCACCGGCACCGTGATCGAGCTGGCCAAGGTGCTCGACTACTTCGACGGCAAGCTCGAAAAGCTGGACTCCGCCATCGTGGCCGAGGTGGAGCTGGGCCTGGGTCCGCTGCACACCGCCTTCGACGGCCGTGGCAATGCCTACACCACGCTCTTCCTGGACAGCCAGGTCGTGAAGTGGAACGTGGAGGCCGCCATCAAGTTCCACGCGGGCGACAAGACCGCCAAGTACGTGGTGGACCGCCTCGATGTGCAATACCAGCCGGGCCACTTGAACGCCTCGCAGTCCGAGACCAAGGCCGCCGACGGCAAGTTTCTGGCCGTGGGCTGCAAGTTCTCCAAGGACCGCTTCCTGCCCGTGGGCCCGCTGCACCCCGAGAACGAGCAGCTCATCGACATCTCGGGCGAGAAGATGGTGCTGATGGCCGACCACCCCGTGCGCGGCGAGCCGCACGACTTCATCATCTTCAAGCGCGACCTGGTGCGCCCCAAGCAGGTCTACACGCTCGACGAGTTCCCGCTGGCCGTCAAGGACCCCAAGGAGTCCGGCGTGTTCCGCAACGGCAAGAAGGTCACCGTGAAGATGACTTCGCAAGCCCCGGCCTTCAGCCTGCGCGAGTTCAAGCTCAAGAAGGGTGACGAGGTCACGCTGATCCTGACCAACCTGGACAAGATCGAAGACCTGACGCACGGCTTCGCGATCCCGAACTACAACGTGAACTTCATCGTGAACCCGCTGGAGACCGCGTCCGTGTCCTTCGTGGCCGACAAGCCCGGTGTGTTCTGGTGCTACTGCACGCACTTCTGCCATGCACTCCACCTGGAGATGCGCACGCGGATGATTGTGGAAGCATAG
- a CDS encoding hemolysin family protein, giving the protein MDFLLIALLTLLNGVFAMSELALASSRKSRLATMAEAGDKGAQAALALLDNPTQFLSSVQVGITSIGMLNGIIGEAAFSDGLGIWLQEAGMPARPAGIAATALVVTVITFITIVFGELVPKRIGQLYPETVSRVVARPMAWVAKVAKPFVRLLSLSTQGVLALMRVDNAAGRAVTEEEIVASLEEGRDAGVIEHHEHQMVRNVFRLDDRPLTSLMVPRSDVAWLDAGLTVAEGLRMAGSGGEQGAHSWYPVCRGSLDEVVGLLSVARLLELGPQAQGLLERHAQPAAFLPETLSGMELLEQFRARSGRMVFVVDEYGVVQGIMTPRDLLEAITGELQPGAATDAWATARGDGTWLLDGLVPVAELKARLDIRDLPGEGRGRYNTLAGLLMAETGHLPAIGERIGCAGWIFEVLELDGKRIDKVLAQPEPPAASSL; this is encoded by the coding sequence ATGGATTTTCTGCTGATCGCGCTGCTGACCTTGCTCAATGGCGTGTTCGCGATGTCTGAACTCGCCCTGGCGTCCAGCCGCAAGTCGCGCCTGGCCACCATGGCCGAGGCCGGTGACAAGGGCGCGCAGGCGGCCCTGGCGCTGCTGGACAACCCCACGCAGTTCCTCTCGTCCGTCCAGGTGGGCATCACGTCCATCGGCATGCTCAACGGCATCATTGGCGAGGCGGCCTTCAGCGACGGCCTGGGTATCTGGCTGCAGGAGGCCGGAATGCCCGCCCGCCCCGCCGGCATCGCGGCCACCGCGCTGGTGGTGACGGTCATCACCTTCATCACCATCGTGTTTGGCGAGCTGGTGCCCAAGCGCATCGGCCAGCTTTATCCGGAAACCGTGTCCCGGGTGGTCGCGCGCCCCATGGCCTGGGTGGCGAAGGTGGCCAAGCCATTCGTGCGGCTGCTCTCGCTCTCGACGCAGGGCGTGCTGGCGCTGATGCGCGTGGACAACGCGGCGGGGCGCGCCGTCACCGAGGAGGAGATCGTGGCCAGCCTGGAAGAGGGCCGCGATGCCGGGGTGATCGAGCACCATGAGCACCAGATGGTGCGCAACGTGTTCCGGCTCGATGACCGGCCGCTCACGTCGCTCATGGTGCCCCGCAGCGACGTGGCCTGGCTGGACGCCGGACTGACGGTGGCCGAGGGGTTGCGCATGGCCGGCAGCGGCGGGGAGCAGGGCGCGCATTCCTGGTATCCGGTGTGCCGGGGCTCGCTGGATGAGGTGGTGGGGCTCCTGAGCGTGGCGCGCCTTCTCGAACTCGGCCCGCAGGCGCAGGGGCTGCTCGAGCGCCATGCGCAGCCCGCGGCTTTCCTTCCGGAAACGCTGAGCGGCATGGAGCTGCTGGAGCAGTTTCGCGCGCGCTCGGGGCGCATGGTGTTTGTGGTCGATGAATATGGCGTGGTGCAGGGCATCATGACCCCGCGCGATTTACTCGAAGCCATTACCGGCGAATTGCAGCCGGGCGCGGCCACGGACGCATGGGCCACCGCGCGGGGCGATGGCACCTGGCTGCTCGACGGCCTGGTGCCTGTGGCCGAGCTCAAGGCGCGGCTGGATATTCGGGATTTACCCGGTGAAGGGCGGGGGCGCTATAACACCTTGGCCGGCCTTTTGATGGCGGAAACCGGACATTTGCCTGCCATTGGCGAGAGAATCGGCTGCGCCGGATGGATATTTGAAGTGCTCGAGCTCGACGGCAAGCGCATCGACAAGGTATTGGCGCAGCCGGAGCCACCGGCCGCCTCCAGTCTCTGA
- a CDS encoding H-NS family nucleoid-associated regulatory protein translates to MTTSYKELLKQREALEQQISEARRRELSDAVSQVRSLVAEYGLTAQDVFPAGKAAGKATGRSSTAGTKVAPKYRNPATGETWTGRGKAPKWIQNESREKFAI, encoded by the coding sequence ATGACCACCAGCTATAAAGAACTGTTGAAGCAGCGCGAAGCCCTTGAGCAACAAATCAGCGAGGCCCGCCGGCGTGAATTGTCGGACGCGGTGTCCCAGGTTCGTTCCCTGGTGGCCGAATATGGCTTGACCGCCCAGGACGTGTTTCCCGCAGGCAAGGCCGCTGGCAAGGCCACGGGGCGCAGCTCCACCGCTGGCACCAAGGTGGCTCCCAAGTACCGCAATCCCGCCACGGGCGAAACCTGGACGGGCCGTGGCAAGGCGCCCAAGTGGATTCAAAACGAGAGCCGCGAGAAGTTTGCCATTTAA